The Pseudomonadota bacterium genome contains a region encoding:
- the lysS gene encoding lysine--tRNA ligase → MNNDEEHTLIAQRRAKLQQLREEGVAFPNDFRRNVVAGELHAEYGAKSAAELETDALRVSVAGRMIGKRVMGKASFVHLLDMSGRIQLFVQRDALPEGVYQNFKGWDVGDIVGAEGVLFKTKTGELSVKVDELRLLTKSLRPLPEKFHGLTDTETRYRQRYLDLIMNEETRNTFRLRSAIINYTRDFLVERGFLEVETPMMQLIPGGAAARPFVTHHNALDMGFYLRIAPELYLKRLVVGGFEKVFEINRNFRNEGLSTQHNPEFTMLEFYEAYADYKDLMNLTETLLRGIATDIIGSSTIQHQGESYDFGTPFARMSVRDSILHFNADISAAEIDQLESARAVAERLGIPLKASWGLGKVQIEIFEKTVEQRLRDPTFITAYPTEVSPLARRNDDDPFVTDRFEFFVGGREIANGFSELNDAEDQVERFRKQVAEKEAGDEEAMHFDADYITALEHGMPPTAGEGIGIDRLVMLFTDSPSIRDVLLFPHMRPESKS, encoded by the coding sequence ATGAACAATGACGAAGAGCACACACTGATCGCCCAGCGCCGGGCAAAGCTCCAACAGTTGCGCGAGGAGGGCGTCGCCTTTCCCAACGATTTCCGCCGCAACGTGGTGGCCGGCGAGCTGCACGCCGAATACGGCGCAAAAAGCGCCGCGGAGCTGGAAACCGATGCGCTGCGGGTGAGTGTGGCCGGACGCATGATCGGTAAGCGAGTGATGGGCAAAGCAAGCTTTGTTCATCTGCTTGATATGTCGGGACGGATCCAGCTTTTCGTGCAACGTGATGCGCTGCCGGAAGGTGTCTACCAGAATTTCAAAGGCTGGGATGTGGGCGATATCGTCGGTGCCGAGGGTGTTCTGTTCAAGACCAAGACCGGTGAACTTTCGGTAAAAGTGGATGAGCTGCGCCTGCTGACCAAATCCCTGCGCCCGTTGCCGGAAAAGTTTCACGGTCTCACCGATACCGAGACCCGCTACCGGCAGCGCTACCTCGATCTGATCATGAACGAGGAGACACGCAACACCTTTCGCCTGCGCTCCGCCATCATCAACTACACCCGCGATTTCCTGGTCGAGCGCGGATTTCTCGAAGTCGAGACACCGATGATGCAGCTGATCCCGGGAGGTGCGGCGGCGCGCCCCTTTGTCACTCACCACAACGCACTCGATATGGGGTTCTATCTGCGTATCGCGCCGGAACTCTATCTCAAGCGCCTGGTGGTGGGGGGATTCGAGAAGGTGTTCGAGATCAATCGCAACTTTCGCAACGAAGGGCTCTCGACCCAGCACAATCCCGAGTTCACCATGCTGGAGTTCTACGAGGCTTACGCCGATTACAAAGACCTGATGAATCTGACCGAGACGCTGTTGCGCGGAATCGCCACCGATATTATCGGTTCGAGCACGATCCAACATCAGGGCGAGAGCTACGATTTCGGCACGCCTTTCGCGCGCATGAGCGTGCGCGACTCGATCCTGCATTTCAATGCCGATATCTCGGCTGCCGAGATCGACCAGCTGGAGTCCGCGCGTGCCGTCGCTGAACGCCTGGGGATTCCGCTGAAGGCGAGTTGGGGATTGGGCAAGGTGCAGATCGAGATCTTTGAAAAGACCGTCGAGCAGCGGCTCAGGGATCCGACCTTTATCACCGCGTACCCCACCGAGGTTTCACCGCTGGCGCGGCGTAATGACGACGACCCCTTTGTTACCGATCGCTTTGAGTTCTTCGTTGGCGGGCGCGAGATTGCCAATGGCTTTTCGGAACTCAATGATGCCGAGGATCAGGTCGAGCGTTTTCGCAAGCAGGTGGCAGAGAAGGAGGCGGGCGATGAAGAGGCGATGCATTTCGACGCGGACTATATCACTGCCCTGGAGCATGGCATGCCGCCCACGGCGGGTGAGGGCATCGGGATCGATCGGCTGGTGATGCTCTTTACCGATTCGCCGTCGATCCGCGATGTGCTGCTGTTTCCCCACATGCGTCCGGAAAGCAAGAGTTGA
- a CDS encoding threonine synthase — translation MTPSRRYLGLIDKYRERLPVHDDTRIISLNEGNTPLLRLNNITRDLGRDVDIYVKYEGLNPTGSFKDRGMTMAVTRAVDEGSRAIICASTGNTSAAAAAYAARAGITAFVLIPEGKIALGKLAQAMMHGALVLQIEGNFDDGMRLVKEVAGEAPVTIVNSINPYRLQGQKTAAFEIVEQLGRAPDYHCLPVGNAGNISAYWMGYTEYFTDGLVTRRPTMCGYQAAGAAPFLRGHPVENPETVATAIRIGNPQSWDKAVNAQQESGGWFDEFSDEEILAAQKLLAQREGIFCEPASAISLAGALRDIQSGKIVAGSQVVCTLTGHGLKDPDTAIRQSGDQVRKVRAELGAVKDAILGHLA, via the coding sequence ATGACCCCCAGCCGCCGCTACCTCGGCTTGATCGACAAATACCGTGAACGCCTGCCGGTGCATGATGACACGCGGATCATCAGCCTCAACGAGGGCAACACGCCGCTGCTGCGGCTCAACAACATCACCCGTGATCTCGGCCGGGATGTGGATATCTACGTCAAGTACGAAGGGCTGAATCCCACCGGCTCGTTCAAGGATCGCGGCATGACCATGGCGGTGACCCGAGCTGTGGATGAGGGCAGCCGCGCCATCATTTGCGCCTCCACCGGCAATACCAGTGCGGCGGCGGCGGCGTACGCAGCACGTGCGGGGATCACGGCCTTTGTCCTCATTCCGGAGGGCAAGATCGCGCTGGGCAAACTGGCCCAGGCGATGATGCACGGTGCCCTGGTACTGCAGATCGAAGGCAATTTCGACGATGGCATGCGGCTGGTGAAAGAGGTGGCGGGTGAGGCGCCGGTGACCATTGTCAACTCGATCAATCCCTACCGACTGCAGGGCCAGAAAACCGCGGCCTTCGAGATCGTGGAGCAGCTCGGTCGCGCGCCCGACTATCACTGCCTGCCGGTGGGCAACGCCGGCAATATCAGCGCCTATTGGATGGGCTACACCGAGTACTTCACCGATGGACTGGTCACCCGCCGACCGACGATGTGCGGCTATCAGGCCGCAGGCGCGGCGCCGTTTCTGCGCGGTCATCCGGTGGAGAATCCGGAGACGGTGGCGACTGCGATCCGTATCGGCAATCCACAGAGCTGGGACAAGGCGGTCAATGCCCAACAGGAATCGGGCGGCTGGTTCGATGAGTTCAGCGATGAGGAGATCCTCGCCGCTCAAAAGCTGCTGGCGCAACGCGAAGGCATTTTTTGCGAACCCGCCTCGGCGATCTCGCTGGCCGGTGCATTGCGCGACATACAAAGTGGCAAGATCGTCGCCGGCAGCCAGGTGGTCTGCACCTTGACCGGCCATGGGCTGAAGGATCCGGATACCGCCATCCGCCAGAGCGGTGATCAGGTGCGCAAGGTGAGAGCCGAACTTGGTGCGGTGAAGGACGCCATACTCGGGCATCTCGCCTAG
- a CDS encoding homoserine dehydrogenase, whose translation MNPVRIGLLGLGTVGGGTYDVLLRNAEEITRRAGRGIVIAHAAAREIEGSRFQRSKDIQLTTDPYEVVNNPDVEVVVELIGGYDPAKDLVLRAIEQGKHVVTANKALIALHGNEIFAAAQSKGVVVAFEAAVAGGIPIIKAIREGLAGNEILGVAGIINGTGNFILTAMRDERREFDDVLAEAQRLGYAEADPTFDVEGIDAAHKLTILASIAFGIPLQFDRVYTEGISRLTQGDVGYAEELGYRIKHLGIARRNNGGVELRVHPTLIPRRRLIANVDGVMNAVLVEGDAVGPTLYYGAGAGAQPTASAVVADLVDVVRALTTDPENRVPHLAFQPDALQDMTIVSMDEVECAYYLRLQALDKPGVLADVTRILADLEISIEAILQKEPEAGATSVPVILLTHPVKERAVNEAMRRIEALDSITAPVMRIRVEHF comes from the coding sequence GTGAATCCGGTTAGAATCGGCCTGCTGGGCCTGGGCACCGTCGGTGGCGGCACCTACGATGTATTGCTGCGCAATGCCGAGGAGATCACCCGACGTGCGGGGCGCGGAATCGTCATCGCCCACGCCGCGGCGCGCGAGATCGAGGGCAGCCGCTTTCAGCGGAGCAAGGACATCCAGCTAACCACCGATCCCTACGAGGTGGTCAACAATCCGGACGTGGAAGTGGTGGTGGAGCTGATCGGCGGTTATGACCCCGCCAAGGATCTGGTGCTGCGCGCGATCGAACAGGGCAAGCACGTGGTCACCGCCAACAAGGCGCTCATCGCGCTGCATGGCAACGAGATCTTCGCCGCCGCTCAGAGCAAAGGCGTCGTGGTGGCCTTCGAAGCGGCGGTGGCGGGCGGGATTCCGATCATCAAGGCGATTCGCGAGGGGCTCGCCGGCAACGAAATCCTCGGTGTCGCGGGAATCATCAACGGCACTGGAAATTTCATCCTGACCGCGATGCGCGACGAAAGGCGTGAGTTCGATGACGTGCTGGCCGAGGCCCAGCGGTTGGGCTACGCCGAGGCCGATCCCACCTTCGATGTGGAGGGGATCGATGCCGCGCACAAACTGACGATCCTGGCATCGATCGCCTTCGGCATTCCGCTGCAGTTCGATCGGGTCTATACCGAGGGCATCAGCAGGCTCACGCAAGGCGACGTGGGGTATGCGGAGGAACTCGGCTACCGCATCAAGCACCTGGGTATCGCCCGGCGCAATAACGGCGGGGTCGAACTGCGGGTTCATCCCACCCTGATTCCCAGGCGGCGCCTGATCGCCAACGTGGATGGGGTGATGAACGCGGTTCTGGTCGAAGGCGATGCCGTCGGACCCACCCTTTACTACGGGGCGGGTGCGGGGGCCCAGCCGACCGCATCGGCCGTGGTTGCGGATCTGGTCGATGTGGTGCGGGCGTTGACGACCGATCCGGAAAACCGGGTGCCCCACCTGGCCTTCCAACCCGATGCGTTGCAGGACATGACCATCGTCTCCATGGACGAGGTGGAGTGTGCCTATTACCTGCGCCTGCAGGCCCTCGACAAACCCGGTGTGCTGGCGGACGTGACCCGCATCCTCGCCGATCTGGAGATCAGTATCGAGGCGATTCTGCAGAAAGAGCCGGAGGCGGGTGCCACTTCCGTGCCGGTAATCCTGCTCACCCACCCGGTCAAGGAACGCGCGGTGAACGAGGCGATGCGCCGCATCGAGGCACTCGACAGCATCACTGCCCCGGTGATGCGCATACGCGTGGAGCATTTTTAA
- the prfB gene encoding peptide chain release factor 2 (programmed frameshift), which produces MAELNPIYQQIKDLQGRTEALRGYLDYDLKRERLIEVERELEDPKIWNNPAHAQELGRERSRLEEIVTTLQTLSSGLNDAGELLDMAAEEDDEESIASVESDLEGYEKRVSEMEFRRMFSGEMDPNNAFLDIQAGSGGTEAQDWAEMLLRMYLRWGERHGFKTELIEVSPGEVAGIKSATISFSGDYAFGWLRTEIGVHRLVRKSPFDSGNRRHTSFAAVFVSPEVDDDIDIEINPADLRVDVYRASGAGGQHVNRTESAVRVTHAPSGIVVQCQSERSQHQNKDRCMKQLRAKLYESEMQKRTEKQQALEDTKADIGWGSQIRSYVLDQSRIKDLRTGVEVGNTQAVLDGDLDQFIEASLKSGL; this is translated from the exons ATGGCCGAGCTCAACCCCATCTATCAGCAGATCAAGGACCTGCAAGGGCGCACAGAGGCCCTGAGGGGGTATCTT GACTACGATCTCAAACGCGAACGCCTGATCGAGGTCGAGCGCGAGCTGGAAGATCCCAAGATCTGGAACAATCCCGCCCATGCGCAGGAGTTGGGCCGCGAACGTTCGCGGCTCGAAGAGATCGTCACGACCCTGCAAACACTGAGCAGCGGACTCAATGATGCCGGCGAGTTGCTGGATATGGCGGCAGAGGAGGACGATGAGGAGAGCATCGCCTCGGTGGAAAGTGATCTCGAAGGGTATGAGAAACGGGTGTCGGAGATGGAATTCCGCCGTATGTTTTCGGGCGAAATGGATCCCAACAATGCCTTCCTCGATATCCAGGCGGGCTCTGGCGGTACCGAGGCGCAGGACTGGGCGGAGATGCTGTTGCGCATGTACCTGCGCTGGGGGGAGCGGCACGGCTTCAAGACCGAGCTGATCGAGGTCTCACCGGGCGAGGTGGCCGGGATCAAGAGCGCGACGATCAGCTTCAGCGGTGACTATGCATTTGGCTGGCTGCGCACGGAGATCGGGGTTCACAGACTGGTGCGCAAATCGCCCTTCGATTCGGGTAACCGACGCCACACCTCGTTTGCCGCGGTGTTTGTCTCCCCGGAGGTGGACGACGACATCGATATCGAGATCAATCCGGCGGATCTGCGCGTCGATGTCTACCGTGCCAGCGGTGCCGGTGGACAGCATGTCAACCGCACCGAGTCGGCTGTGCGCGTCACCCACGCGCCTTCGGGTATCGTTGTGCAGTGTCAGAGCGAGCGCTCGCAGCACCAGAACAAGGATCGCTGCATGAAGCAGCTGCGCGCCAAACTCTACGAGTCGGAGATGCAAAAACGCACGGAGAAGCAACAGGCGCTGGAAGATACCAAGGCCGATATCGGTTGGGGCAGTCAGATTCGCTCCTACGTGCTCGACCAGTCCCGCATCAAGGATCTGCGCACCGGCGTGGAAGTGGGCAATACCCAGGCGGTGCTGGACGGTGATCTGGATCAGTTCATCGAAGCGAGCCTGAAAAGCGGTTTGTAA
- a CDS encoding tRNA glutamyl-Q(34) synthetase GluQRS has translation MSGIPHYRGRFAPSPTGPLHFGSLVAALGSYLQARSSGGEWLVRIEDLDPPREIAGAADAILFTLDHLGLEWDGPVVYQSTRQHRYREALDRLDTLGVLYPCSCSRSEIAARASPGTEGWIYPGTCRNRTAVGKHLALRTRTHNDPIAFIDTIQGEYGQRLETGVGDFVVKRADGLIAYQLAVVVDDAAQGITEVVRGSDLLNATPRQLYLQQLLGFPPPRYAHLPVATNDLGHKLSKQTGAQPLTQGAGNRYLLEALTFLGQAVSDDLRYATQAEILRWAVDHWDLHRVPRSSGLVWHPPEAWSR, from the coding sequence ATGAGTGGCATCCCGCATTACCGCGGCCGCTTCGCTCCCTCCCCCACCGGGCCGCTGCACTTCGGGTCATTGGTCGCGGCGCTCGGGAGCTATCTGCAGGCGCGAAGCTCAGGAGGAGAATGGCTGGTTCGTATCGAGGACCTCGATCCCCCTCGCGAGATAGCGGGTGCGGCTGACGCCATTCTTTTCACACTCGATCACCTGGGGCTGGAGTGGGACGGGCCGGTCGTGTACCAGAGCACGCGGCAACACCGTTACCGGGAGGCCCTGGATCGGCTCGATACCCTCGGTGTTCTCTACCCCTGCAGCTGCAGCCGCAGCGAAATCGCCGCCCGTGCATCTCCCGGCACTGAAGGCTGGATCTATCCGGGGACGTGTCGCAACCGTACTGCGGTCGGCAAACACCTTGCGCTGAGAACGCGTACGCACAACGATCCCATCGCCTTTATCGACACCATTCAAGGTGAGTACGGTCAGCGCCTGGAGACAGGTGTCGGTGATTTCGTCGTAAAACGGGCCGATGGATTGATCGCTTACCAGCTGGCGGTGGTGGTGGATGACGCCGCGCAGGGCATCACCGAGGTGGTACGTGGCAGCGACCTGCTCAACGCCACTCCACGGCAGCTTTACCTGCAGCAACTGCTCGGATTTCCACCACCGCGCTACGCTCACCTACCCGTCGCCACGAACGATTTGGGGCACAAACTGAGCAAGCAGACCGGTGCCCAGCCTCTGACCCAGGGTGCCGGCAACCGCTATTTGCTGGAGGCACTGACCTTTTTGGGGCAGGCGGTCAGTGACGACCTGCGCTATGCTACCCAAGCTGAGATTCTGCGCTGGGCGGTCGATCACTGGGATCTCCATCGCGTGCCGAGATCAAGCGGCCTGGTGTGGCATCCGCCAGAGGCGTGGTCTCGCTAG
- the dksA gene encoding RNA polymerase-binding protein DksA, giving the protein MAAKKPTAATPDSNVGVIKDVTPYTPKKGEAYMNEKQVEHFRQMLLAWKRELMEEVDRTVHHMKDDAANFPDPNDRATQESEFSLELRTRDRERKLIKKIDESLAALESNDYGYCESCGVEIGIRRLEARPTATLCIDCKTLDEIREKQMG; this is encoded by the coding sequence ATGGCTGCTAAGAAACCAACCGCCGCTACTCCAGATTCGAACGTGGGAGTAATCAAGGACGTCACGCCCTACACCCCGAAAAAGGGTGAGGCGTATATGAATGAGAAGCAGGTGGAGCATTTCCGCCAGATGCTGCTGGCGTGGAAGCGCGAGCTGATGGAAGAGGTCGATCGCACCGTTCATCACATGAAGGACGATGCGGCGAATTTTCCCGATCCCAACGATCGGGCCACCCAGGAATCCGAGTTCAGTCTGGAACTGCGCACCCGTGACCGCGAGCGCAAGCTGATCAAAAAGATCGACGAATCACTGGCCGCTCTCGAAAGCAACGACTACGGCTATTGCGAATCGTGTGGCGTCGAGATCGGCATCCGCCGTCTGGAGGCCCGCCCCACGGCCACGCTGTGTATCGATTGCAAAACACTCGACGAGATTCGCGAAAAACAGATGGGTTGA
- a CDS encoding UTP--glucose-1-phosphate uridylyltransferase — protein sequence MQLKPEPGRPLTSLVLVFLFGLMMYATPFLTWWAVEDSPWYLPYLIWLVIIVLVAIAQLRRGSDDI from the coding sequence ATGCAACTCAAACCCGAACCTGGACGACCGCTAACCAGCCTGGTACTGGTCTTTTTGTTCGGGCTCATGATGTACGCCACGCCCTTTCTCACATGGTGGGCGGTCGAAGACAGCCCGTGGTACCTCCCGTATCTCATCTGGTTGGTGATCATCGTATTGGTGGCGATAGCGCAGCTGCGCCGAGGGAGCGATGACATTTGA
- a CDS encoding alanine transaminase, whose amino-acid sequence MDEFPRIKRLPPYVFNIVNELKAAARTRGEDIIDFGMGNPDQPTPAHIVEKLVEAARRNDTHRYSQSKGIPRLRRAIANWYGRRFNVDLDPEREAIVTIGSKEGLAHLSLATMGPGDAVLVPNPAYPIHPYGFVISGADIRHVPLVPDIDFFVELEKAIKDSWPKPKMLVLNFPGNPTTQCVELDFFEKVVEIAREHQIWVVHDIAYADIVFDGYVAPSILQVPGARDVAVEFFSLSKSYSMPGWRVGFMCGNATLVAALARMKSYLDYGMFTPIQVASIMALDGPQECVKEICERYESRRDVLCDGLNAAGWEMEKPKATMFVWAPIPEPYREMGSLEFCKKVLRDAKVAVSPGIGFGEYGDDHVRFALIENEHRTRQAIRGVRDMLRKDGLVATASSGGSQ is encoded by the coding sequence ATCGACGAATTTCCTAGAATTAAGCGGCTACCGCCCTATGTCTTTAACATCGTTAACGAGTTGAAGGCGGCCGCTCGTACGCGCGGGGAGGATATCATCGATTTCGGGATGGGCAACCCGGATCAGCCCACCCCCGCCCATATCGTCGAAAAGCTGGTCGAGGCCGCGCGTCGCAACGACACGCATCGCTATTCGCAGTCCAAGGGTATCCCGCGCCTGCGCCGCGCCATTGCCAACTGGTACGGACGCCGGTTCAACGTGGATCTCGATCCCGAGCGCGAGGCCATTGTCACCATCGGCTCAAAAGAGGGTCTGGCCCACTTGTCCCTGGCCACCATGGGCCCCGGTGATGCGGTGCTGGTTCCCAATCCCGCCTATCCGATACACCCTTACGGTTTCGTAATCTCCGGCGCCGACATTCGTCACGTCCCGTTGGTGCCGGATATCGATTTCTTCGTCGAACTGGAAAAGGCGATCAAGGATTCCTGGCCTAAACCCAAGATGCTGGTGCTCAATTTTCCAGGCAATCCGACGACGCAGTGCGTGGAACTGGATTTCTTCGAGAAAGTGGTGGAGATCGCCCGCGAGCACCAAATCTGGGTGGTTCACGACATCGCCTACGCCGATATCGTCTTCGACGGCTATGTGGCGCCCTCGATCCTCCAGGTGCCGGGTGCGCGCGACGTTGCTGTCGAATTTTTCTCGCTCTCCAAGAGCTACAGCATGCCCGGCTGGCGCGTCGGTTTCATGTGCGGCAATGCCACCCTGGTGGCGGCGCTGGCGCGCATGAAATCCTATCTGGACTACGGCATGTTCACACCGATCCAGGTGGCCTCGATCATGGCGCTGGATGGTCCGCAGGAGTGTGTCAAGGAGATCTGCGAGCGCTACGAGAGTCGCCGCGATGTGCTGTGCGATGGTCTTAATGCCGCCGGCTGGGAGATGGAGAAGCCCAAGGCGACCATGTTCGTCTGGGCACCGATCCCGGAACCCTACCGCGAGATGGGTTCGCTGGAGTTTTGCAAGAAGGTGCTGCGTGACGCCAAAGTGGCGGTTTCACCCGGCATTGGCTTCGGCGAATACGGCGACGATCATGTGCGCTTCGCGTTGATTGAGAACGAACATCGCACCCGGCAGGCGATTCGGGGGGTGCGCGACATGTTGCGTAAAGACGGTCTGGTGGCCACGGCATCAAGTGGAGGAAGCCAGTGA
- the recJ gene encoding single-stranded-DNA-specific exonuclease RecJ gives MVIRRRSVPEVPLELPAELHPVLHRVFAARGVRSAADLDIALGTLPDPHCFKGIDAAVTLLIAAMEQDRHILIVADYDADGATSCAVAVRGLRALGARRVSYVVPDRFRYGYGLSPEIVAVAARQHPDLIVTVDNGISSIEGVAAAQAMGIPVLVTDHHLPGDGLPDAAAIVNPNQPGCGFPTKHLAGVGVMFYLLMALRTALREAGHFAAVPEPNLAELLDLVALGTVADVVALDRCNRALVEQGLRRIRAGHGCAGIRALLTVAGRDPAGLVASDLGFAVAPRLNAAGRLTEMSLGIECLLSSTPEAAFETATRLDTLNRERRGIEQTMQEQAWDALRTLHLESDSGLPFGLCLFDPAWHQGVVGIIASRVKDRLHRPVVAFAPGEADELKGSARSVPGVHIRDTLDAVAARHPGLVVRFGGHAMAAGLTLLPQNLDRFSSAFDAEVRRHLGADELEGVVWSDGEVAPADLTLDFAQCLREAAPWGQAFPEPRFDGRFVVVDRRIVGGQHLKLMVQSCAGGRELDAIWFRARDPESVRIGDQVRMVYRLDVNEYRGRRTLQLIVDHLEASPGR, from the coding sequence ATCGTCATCCGCCGTCGCAGCGTACCGGAGGTACCGCTGGAGCTGCCGGCGGAACTGCACCCGGTCCTGCATCGGGTGTTTGCCGCGCGCGGCGTGCGCAGCGCCGCCGATCTGGATATCGCGCTCGGCACCTTGCCCGACCCGCACTGTTTCAAGGGCATCGATGCTGCGGTGACGCTGCTCATCGCAGCGATGGAGCAGGATCGACATATACTCATCGTCGCCGATTATGATGCCGACGGCGCCACCAGCTGTGCCGTCGCGGTCAGGGGGCTGCGCGCGCTGGGGGCGCGACGGGTCAGCTATGTGGTTCCCGACCGTTTTCGCTACGGTTATGGTCTCAGCCCCGAGATCGTCGCGGTGGCAGCCCGGCAGCATCCCGATCTCATCGTTACCGTGGACAACGGTATCTCCAGTATCGAGGGGGTGGCGGCGGCTCAGGCAATGGGAATCCCTGTGCTCGTTACCGATCATCACCTGCCGGGGGACGGGCTGCCGGACGCAGCCGCCATCGTCAATCCCAATCAACCCGGGTGCGGCTTCCCGACCAAGCATCTGGCGGGAGTCGGGGTGATGTTTTACCTGCTGATGGCGTTGCGCACGGCGCTGCGCGAGGCGGGGCATTTTGCCGCTGTGCCGGAGCCCAATCTGGCGGAGCTGCTCGATCTGGTTGCGCTGGGGACGGTTGCCGATGTGGTCGCCCTGGACCGTTGCAACCGCGCCCTGGTGGAGCAGGGGCTGCGGCGTATCCGTGCCGGGCACGGTTGTGCCGGAATCCGGGCACTGCTGACGGTGGCAGGCCGCGATCCGGCCGGTCTGGTGGCGTCGGATCTGGGCTTTGCGGTGGCCCCGCGTCTCAACGCAGCCGGGCGCCTCACCGAGATGTCACTGGGCATCGAGTGCCTCCTGAGCTCGACCCCGGAGGCCGCTTTCGAGACGGCAACCCGGCTCGACACCCTCAATCGCGAACGCCGTGGGATCGAGCAAACGATGCAGGAGCAGGCGTGGGATGCGCTGCGCACTCTTCATCTGGAGAGCGATTCGGGGTTGCCTTTCGGGCTTTGCCTGTTCGATCCGGCATGGCACCAGGGTGTGGTAGGGATCATCGCCTCACGGGTCAAGGACCGCCTCCATCGTCCGGTGGTTGCCTTTGCCCCAGGTGAGGCGGACGAGCTGAAAGGGTCAGCCCGCTCGGTACCGGGTGTGCATATCCGCGATACGCTGGACGCCGTTGCGGCCCGGCATCCAGGATTGGTGGTGCGTTTCGGAGGACATGCCATGGCGGCAGGATTGACCCTGCTGCCGCAGAACCTGGATCGCTTCAGCAGCGCCTTCGATGCGGAAGTGCGGCGCCATCTGGGCGCGGACGAACTGGAGGGCGTGGTATGGAGTGACGGGGAAGTGGCCCCCGCCGATCTGACCCTCGATTTTGCCCAATGCCTGCGTGAGGCGGCACCGTGGGGGCAGGCCTTTCCCGAACCGCGGTTCGATGGGCGCTTCGTGGTGGTCGATCGTCGCATCGTCGGGGGGCAGCATCTCAAGCTCATGGTTCAGTCCTGTGCCGGTGGCAGGGAACTCGATGCAATCTGGTTTCGCGCGCGGGATCCGGAATCGGTGCGTATCGGCGATCAGGTGCGCATGGTCTATCGGCTGGACGTCAATGAATACCGCGGGCGGCGTACCCTACAACTGATCGTCGATCATCTGGAAGCGTCACCGGGTCGGTGA